A region of Deinococcus rubellus DNA encodes the following proteins:
- the clpS gene encoding ATP-dependent Clp protease adapter ClpS has protein sequence MTRRTPDASNPSSNTQTLERTQIQRPRLYRVLLLNDDYTPMEFVVMVLSRYFRKSAHDAETIMLAVHRKGQGVAGVYTREVAETKVAQVTQHARSEGYPLRVVAEPEPST, from the coding sequence GTGACCCGCCGCACGCCCGACGCTTCCAACCCAAGCAGCAACACCCAGACCCTGGAGCGCACCCAGATTCAGCGACCGCGCCTCTACAGGGTGCTGCTGCTCAACGACGATTACACGCCGATGGAATTCGTGGTGATGGTGCTCAGCCGCTATTTTCGCAAGTCAGCCCATGATGCCGAGACGATCATGCTGGCCGTTCACCGCAAGGGGCAGGGCGTGGCCGGGGTATATACCCGCGAGGTGGCCGAAACCAAAGTCGCGCAGGTGACGCAGCATGCCCGCAGCGAGGGCTATCCCCTGCGGGTGGTGGCCGAACCGGAGCCGAGCACGTGA
- a CDS encoding ABC transporter substrate-binding protein has translation MKRTLLFSLTALLLSSASAEVRIGVVISATGPAASLGIPEKNTVALLPKKIAGQDITYIILDDASDTTTAVTDTRKLIQDNKVDLILGTTTTPASLAMIDVVVQAKVPMISLAASESIIKPVDDKKRWVFKTPQTDAIMAAAIVDHMAKNGVKTVGYIGFNDAYGEGWFAELQKNAAAKGIKIVGSERYNRTDTSVTAQALKVAAAKPDAVLIGASGVPGVLPQKALRDRGYAGKIYQTHGVANPDFLRVGGKDVEGAILPAGPILVADQLPDTNPDKKVGLSYTNQYESLYGKDSVSTFGGHMYDAGLILQKAIPKALKVAKPGTPEFREALRTAIEGTRNVIGVHGIFNMSATDHLGLDARSRVMVVVQDGTWKLLK, from the coding sequence ATGAAGCGTACCCTGCTCTTTTCCCTGACCGCCCTGCTGCTCTCGTCGGCCAGCGCCGAAGTCCGAATCGGCGTGGTCATCAGCGCCACCGGCCCCGCCGCCAGCCTGGGCATTCCCGAAAAAAATACGGTGGCCCTGCTGCCCAAGAAAATCGCTGGGCAAGACATCACCTACATCATCCTCGACGACGCGTCCGACACCACCACCGCCGTCACCGACACCCGCAAGCTGATTCAGGACAACAAGGTGGACCTGATTCTGGGCACCACCACCACGCCCGCCAGCCTGGCCATGATCGACGTGGTGGTGCAGGCCAAGGTGCCGATGATCAGCCTGGCCGCTTCCGAGAGCATCATCAAACCGGTGGACGACAAGAAGCGCTGGGTCTTCAAGACGCCGCAGACCGACGCCATCATGGCCGCTGCCATCGTGGACCACATGGCCAAGAACGGCGTCAAGACGGTGGGCTACATCGGCTTCAACGACGCTTATGGCGAGGGCTGGTTTGCCGAGTTGCAGAAGAACGCCGCCGCCAAGGGCATCAAGATCGTCGGCTCCGAGCGCTACAACCGCACCGACACCAGCGTGACGGCCCAGGCCCTCAAGGTGGCTGCCGCCAAACCCGACGCCGTGCTGATCGGCGCGTCGGGTGTGCCGGGGGTGCTGCCGCAAAAGGCGCTGCGTGACCGGGGCTATGCGGGCAAGATCTACCAGACGCACGGCGTCGCCAATCCCGACTTTCTGCGCGTTGGCGGCAAGGACGTGGAGGGCGCGATTTTGCCCGCTGGCCCGATTCTGGTGGCCGACCAGCTCCCCGACACCAACCCCGACAAGAAAGTCGGCCTGAGTTATACCAATCAGTACGAATCCCTGTACGGCAAGGACTCGGTCAGCACCTTCGGGGGGCATATGTACGACGCCGGACTGATCTTGCAAAAAGCCATTCCCAAGGCGCTCAAGGTCGCCAAACCCGGCACGCCGGAATTCCGTGAGGCGCTTCGCACGGCCATCGAGGGCACCCGCAACGTCATCGGCGTACACGGCATCTTCAACATGTCGGCCACCGACCACCTGGGCCTCGACGCCCGCTCCCGCGTGATGGTTGTCGTGCAGGACGGAACCTGGAAGCTGCTGAAGTAA
- a CDS encoding ATP-dependent Clp protease ATP-binding subunit: MIAEQFRDTVQRAADLAGERGHEYVTLEHLLYALTDDPDARPALTASGTDLGRLKRDLDGVLETFETVDEPPELTFSVQEVVQDALLQRHASGKGSEAVTGDLVLIELMEQPDSFARAALEAQGVTRLALLEYVSHGGNGEKEVAGIEGTAPEAEAAPDPLAAYTADLTQQAEDGELDPVIGRQDELTRMLHILARRTKNNPVLVGEPGVGKTALAEALAQHVIGNEVPGFLKGARIYALDMGALIAGTRYRGDFEQRLKAVLKALDSQNCVLFIDELHTLVGAGATEGGSMDAANLLKPALARGGLRVLGATTPQELRLLEKDRALWRRFGVVDVPEPSEEDALAILRGLQSRYADHHHVSYTDAALDAAVKLSARYIRDRFLPDKAIDVIDEAGAARSVRGEGGEISRADIEATVARIARVPVGQVKAEEVQSLATLEADLGQRVYGQDAAVKALSSAVKLARAGLRDPRKPQGAFLFAGPTGVGKTELARALSERLGVELLRFDMSEYQEAHTVARLIGAPPGYVGFDQGGLLTDAIARQPNAVLLLDEIEKAHPDVYNLFLQLLDHGTLTDHAGKKIDGRGLMVLFTTNAGAADASRPGLGFSKVSRQGEMLEAVKRMFAPEFRNRLDAVIAFSPLSETVMAQVVDKFLKELDAQLSGRNVTLTVTPAARALIAKLGYDPSMGARPLARVIEEKLKRPLADELLFGRLSSGGKATVGVKDGELEVR, encoded by the coding sequence ATGATCGCCGAACAATTCAGAGACACCGTCCAGCGCGCCGCCGACCTCGCCGGAGAGCGCGGCCACGAGTACGTGACGCTCGAACACCTGCTCTACGCCCTGACCGACGACCCCGACGCCCGGCCTGCCCTGACCGCCAGCGGCACCGACCTGGGCCGCCTGAAGCGCGATCTGGACGGCGTGCTGGAGACTTTCGAGACGGTGGACGAACCCCCGGAACTGACTTTCAGCGTGCAGGAAGTGGTGCAGGACGCCCTGCTCCAGCGCCACGCCAGCGGCAAGGGCAGCGAGGCCGTGACCGGCGATCTGGTACTGATCGAACTGATGGAGCAGCCCGACAGCTTCGCCCGCGCCGCGCTGGAGGCCCAGGGCGTGACCCGGCTGGCACTGCTGGAGTATGTGAGTCACGGCGGCAACGGTGAAAAGGAAGTCGCGGGCATCGAGGGCACGGCTCCCGAAGCAGAGGCCGCACCCGACCCGCTGGCCGCCTACACTGCCGACCTGACCCAGCAGGCTGAGGACGGCGAACTTGACCCGGTGATTGGCCGCCAGGACGAACTGACCCGGATGCTGCATATCCTGGCCCGCCGCACCAAGAACAACCCGGTGCTGGTGGGCGAGCCGGGCGTGGGCAAAACCGCTTTGGCCGAGGCGCTGGCGCAGCATGTTATCGGCAATGAGGTTCCCGGCTTCCTGAAAGGGGCACGTATCTACGCGCTGGACATGGGAGCCTTGATCGCCGGAACCCGCTACCGGGGCGACTTCGAGCAGCGCCTCAAGGCCGTGCTGAAGGCCCTGGACAGCCAGAACTGCGTGCTGTTTATCGACGAACTGCATACCCTGGTCGGGGCCGGAGCCACCGAAGGCGGCAGCATGGACGCGGCCAACCTGCTGAAACCGGCACTGGCACGCGGTGGGCTGCGGGTACTGGGTGCGACCACGCCGCAGGAGTTGCGCCTCCTCGAAAAAGACCGGGCGCTGTGGCGGCGTTTCGGCGTGGTGGATGTGCCGGAGCCGAGCGAGGAAGATGCGCTGGCGATTCTGCGCGGGCTGCAAAGTCGTTACGCCGACCACCACCACGTCAGCTACACCGACGCCGCGCTGGACGCCGCCGTGAAGCTCTCGGCCCGCTATATCCGCGACCGCTTTTTGCCGGACAAGGCCATTGATGTCATTGACGAGGCGGGAGCGGCGAGGTCAGTGCGCGGCGAGGGCGGCGAGATCAGCAGGGCCGACATCGAGGCGACGGTGGCGCGCATTGCCCGCGTGCCAGTGGGGCAGGTCAAGGCCGAGGAAGTGCAGTCGCTGGCCACACTGGAGGCCGACCTGGGCCAGCGTGTCTACGGCCAGGACGCCGCCGTCAAGGCCCTATCGAGCGCCGTCAAGCTGGCCCGCGCTGGCCTGCGCGACCCGCGCAAACCGCAGGGAGCCTTTCTGTTCGCCGGGCCGACAGGTGTGGGCAAGACCGAACTGGCCCGCGCCCTCTCTGAGCGGCTGGGCGTGGAACTGCTCAGGTTCGACATGAGCGAGTACCAGGAAGCACATACGGTGGCCCGCTTGATCGGTGCGCCCCCCGGCTACGTGGGTTTTGATCAGGGCGGCCTGCTGACCGACGCGATTGCCCGGCAGCCCAACGCGGTGCTGCTGCTCGACGAGATCGAGAAGGCCCATCCCGACGTCTATAACCTGTTCTTGCAACTGCTCGACCACGGCACGCTGACCGACCATGCGGGCAAGAAGATCGATGGACGTGGCCTGATGGTGCTGTTTACCACCAACGCCGGGGCCGCCGACGCCTCGCGGCCCGGCCTGGGCTTCAGCAAGGTCAGCCGTCAGGGCGAGATGCTCGAAGCGGTCAAGCGGATGTTCGCGCCCGAGTTCCGCAACCGGCTGGACGCGGTGATCGCCTTTTCTCCACTTTCCGAAACCGTGATGGCGCAGGTGGTCGACAAGTTCCTGAAGGAGCTGGACGCCCAGCTCAGCGGGCGCAACGTGACGCTCACGGTGACGCCCGCCGCCCGCGCCCTGATCGCCAAACTCGGCTACGACCCTTCGATGGGCGCGCGTCCGCTGGCCCGCGTCATCGAGGAAAAGCTCAAGCGCCCGCTGGCCGACGAACTGCTGTTCGGGCGGCTCAGCAGCGGCGGCAAGGCGACGGTGGGCGTCAAAGACGGAGAGCTGGAGGTGCGCTGA
- a CDS encoding DUF4384 domain-containing protein, translated as MKKTLLSAAAIGLSLGLLSAPAHATPKISAQSIIVNPVQASLGVQVWTDRDSSGSQTPNYVPGDKIRLYTRVSRDAYVYLFNVDPNGQVDMILPNRYAGGANYVRANTVKVFPAAGDQFTFDIAAPYGLNKVLALASLTPLNTSSIAGFTNSQSNFAVSNVQGQQQLAQALSIVVNPVQNPIPQNSWITDVAFYNVAYGSNGSAPVYDNSPVTTLPTWNNQQQWRSQFESQQTVAQVYISYANELQRRGYKLVNRDDRGNTVNARFQGDDNAQLIITVRGGKFDVQIIRR; from the coding sequence ATGAAAAAGACCCTGCTCTCCGCCGCTGCCATCGGCCTCTCGCTCGGCCTCCTGAGCGCGCCCGCCCACGCCACGCCCAAGATCAGTGCCCAGAGCATTATCGTCAACCCGGTGCAGGCCTCGCTCGGGGTGCAGGTCTGGACCGACCGCGACAGCTCCGGTTCGCAGACGCCCAACTACGTGCCCGGCGACAAGATCCGCCTCTACACCCGCGTCAGCCGTGACGCCTACGTCTACCTCTTCAACGTGGACCCCAACGGTCAGGTCGACATGATCTTGCCCAACCGCTATGCGGGCGGCGCGAACTACGTCAGGGCCAACACCGTCAAGGTGTTCCCGGCGGCGGGCGATCAGTTCACCTTCGACATCGCCGCCCCCTACGGCCTCAACAAGGTACTGGCGCTGGCCAGCCTGACCCCGCTGAACACCTCCTCGATTGCGGGCTTCACCAACAGCCAGAGCAACTTCGCGGTGAGCAATGTGCAGGGTCAGCAGCAGCTCGCCCAGGCGCTGAGCATCGTGGTCAACCCGGTTCAGAATCCGATTCCGCAAAACAGCTGGATCACCGATGTGGCCTTCTACAACGTGGCTTACGGCTCGAATGGCTCGGCCCCCGTTTACGACAACTCGCCGGTGACGACGCTGCCCACCTGGAACAACCAGCAGCAGTGGCGCTCACAGTTCGAGAGCCAGCAGACCGTGGCCCAGGTCTACATCAGCTACGCCAACGAGCTGCAACGCCGGGGCTACAAGCTGGTCAACCGCGACGACCGTGGCAACACCGTCAACGCCCGCTTTCAGGGTGATGACAATGCCCAGCTGATCATCACCGTGCGCGGCGGCAAGTTCGACGTGCAGATCATTCGCCGCTAA
- a CDS encoding CHRD domain-containing protein, giving the protein MKGSNIVLGMAAMSLLGSCAMMMAKPTTYTFKHNAVEADPSAMGTAAVVADGMGMSKTTLTLSGLTPGKAYIAHYHAFGPDSSTDPCASNGPVSVGFPNFTADATGSAKVMLSTDVSKIAGDLGAYINVHYASDPSVVPLCAPVKMAKG; this is encoded by the coding sequence ATGAAAGGAAGCAATATTGTTCTGGGAATGGCGGCCATGTCGCTGCTGGGGTCGTGCGCCATGATGATGGCCAAGCCCACCACTTACACCTTCAAGCACAACGCAGTAGAGGCAGATCCGTCGGCGATGGGCACGGCGGCAGTGGTGGCCGACGGCATGGGCATGAGCAAAACCACCCTGACCCTCAGCGGTCTGACGCCCGGTAAAGCCTACATTGCCCACTACCACGCCTTCGGCCCGGATTCGAGCACTGATCCGTGCGCGTCCAACGGCCCCGTTTCTGTCGGGTTTCCCAATTTCACCGCTGACGCCACCGGGAGTGCCAAGGTCATGCTGAGCACTGACGTGAGCAAGATCGCCGGTGATCTGGGTGCCTACATCAACGTCCACTATGCCAGTGACCCCAGCGTCGTGCCGCTGTGTGCGCCAGTGAAGATGGCCAAGGGCTGA
- a CDS encoding cupredoxin domain-containing protein, which produces MLPRLFARILVGCAALNLGLSLAAPAAVYPFRHNLPLSLEPQAAGQLTVQTLDSGRTESLLSLSGLTPQTAYAAHYHALGAQPGASVCDSDGPVTLGFPAFKSDAQGRASVKLSAAPGVLAGNAGAYVNVHLASDLASVPLCAAVLKVAVPNVKAAPAPVSVQKVSIIDNAFRPSTLSIKVGDTVTWTHDGQITHNVKSTTAAGPQSGDLHHGDTYSFTFKQAGVYSFYCSYHEGMSGTITVTNR; this is translated from the coding sequence ATGCTGCCCAGGTTATTTGCCCGTATCCTCGTTGGTTGTGCCGCCCTGAATCTGGGCCTCTCGCTGGCCGCGCCCGCCGCCGTCTACCCATTTCGTCACAATCTGCCCTTGAGCCTTGAGCCTCAGGCCGCCGGTCAGCTGACGGTGCAGACGCTGGATTCCGGGCGCACCGAATCACTGCTGAGTCTCAGCGGCCTGACGCCCCAGACCGCCTACGCCGCTCATTACCACGCGCTGGGCGCTCAGCCAGGGGCTTCGGTGTGCGACTCCGATGGTCCGGTGACGCTGGGGTTCCCTGCATTCAAGTCCGACGCGCAGGGGCGGGCCAGCGTCAAGCTGAGCGCCGCGCCAGGCGTGCTGGCTGGCAACGCGGGCGCGTATGTGAATGTCCACCTGGCGAGCGACCTGGCCAGCGTGCCGCTGTGCGCCGCCGTGCTGAAGGTCGCCGTGCCGAATGTTAAAGCCGCGCCCGCGCCGGTCAGCGTGCAGAAGGTCAGCATCATCGACAATGCCTTTCGCCCCTCTACCCTCAGTATCAAGGTGGGCGACACCGTGACCTGGACACACGACGGCCAGATCACCCACAACGTCAAATCCACCACCGCCGCCGGTCCCCAGTCCGGAGACCTGCACCACGGCGATACCTACAGTTTCACCTTCAAACAGGCTGGGGTGTATTCGTTTTACTGCTCGTATCATGAAGGCATGAGCGGGACCATCACTGTGACCAACCGCTGA